The following coding sequences lie in one Spinacia oleracea cultivar Varoflay chromosome 1, BTI_SOV_V1, whole genome shotgun sequence genomic window:
- the LOC130463215 gene encoding uncharacterized protein, giving the protein MKVVDNQLDEDSLDEHWDLVGDEDDEVEGDEGDEGESDESDEGDGHEVDEDVDEDVDDGVEDGNDYEVIDDYDEELDAGDELDEKVFVANDDDLNEDTELDEVVGDLGNGEGGEGRSSAVYSTPIKKTKGTNGPVMATPVVGMSFSTWEAMNNYYRLYGEQQGFGVVCVGGSISSKERKELKWQRKWQRKWEIKIP; this is encoded by the coding sequence ATGAAGGTTGTTGATAATCAACTGGATGAAGATTCTTTAGATGAGCATTGGGATTTAGTTGGTGATGAGGACGATGAGGTTGAGGGTGATGAGGGTGATGAGGGtgagagtgatgagagtgatgagGGTGATGGTCATGAGGTTGATGAGGATGTTGATGAAGATGTTGATGATGGGGTTGAAGATGGTAATGATTACGAAGTAATTGATGATTATGATGAGGAACTGGATGCAGGTGATGAATTGGATGAAAAAGTATTTGTGGCAAATGATGATGACCTTAATGAGGATACGGAGTTGGATGAGGTTGTTGGAGATTTAGGTAATGGGGAAGGTGGAGAAGGAAGAAGTTCTGCAGTTTATAGTACCCCTATTAAGAAGACAAAAGGTACAAATGGTCCGGTCATGGCGACCCCTGTTGTTGGTATGAGTTTTAGTACTTGGGAAGCTATGAATAACTATTATCGTTTGTATGGGGAGCAACAAGGATTTGGTGTAGTTTGTGTTGGTGGAAGTATATCTAGCAAAGAAAGGAAAGAATTAAAGTGGCAAAGAAAGTGGCAAAGAAAGTGGGAAATCAAAATCCCTTAA